GAACAAAGCGCCGCGCGCCGCCTGCGCGATGGCAACGATATTGACGCCGCCGGGCAGCTGGTGCTCTCGCACCTGCGGCTGGTGGTGTCCATCGCGCGCCAGTACCTGGGCTACGGTCTGCCACACGGCGACCTGATCCAGGAGGGCAATGTGGGCCTGATGAAGGCCGTCAAGCGCTTCGACCCGGATCAGGGCGTGCGCCTGGTGAGCTACGCCATGCACTGGATCAAGGCCGAGATCCACGAATACATCCTGAAGAACTGGCGCATGGTCAAGGTGGCGACCACCAAGGCCCAGCGCAAGCTGTTTTTCAACCTGCGCTCGATGAAGCAGGGCTTCCGCTCGGAGGCGCTGGACGGCGACACCCACCGCGAGGCGTTTTCCGACGGCGAGGTGGACGTGGTGGCGCGCGACCTGAACGTCAAACCCGCCGAAGTGCGCGAAATGGAAACCCGGCTCTCGGGGGGCGACGTGGTGCTGGACCCGACCCCGGGTGACGATGGCGAAGACAGCTTCGGCCCCATCGCCTACCTGGCCGACGCCACCCACGAGCCGACCGCCGTGCTCGAATCGGCCGAACGCGACGCGCTGGCCACCGAAGGCGTGGCGCGCGCCATGGGCGAGCTCGACGAGCGCTCGCGCCGCATCGTGACGGAGCGCTGGCTCAAGGTGAACGACGACGGCTCGGGCGGCATGACGCTGCACGAGCTGGCGGCCGAGTACGGCGTGAGCGCCGAGCGGGTGCGCCAGATCGAGGTGGCGGCCATGAAGAAGATGCGCAAGGCACTCTCTGCTTTCGCCTGACCCGGCCCGGCTCACCCCTCAGGCCCCAGACGGCAACTTGCCGGCTGGGGCTTTTTCACGTTGGCGGGTGTCGCAAACAGGCCGCAACCCGCAGGCCATGGCACCGGGCGCCAGCGATGACCACGCGGCCCTCGGCCGGTGGCGACACAATCGGGAGATGCTTCACACGAACCTGGCGGCCCGGGCTTCCGCCCCGCCCGCCCGCCCCCTTTTGCAGGCCTCCCTCCGCCGATTCATGGCGCGGCTGCTCGGGTTGGCGCTGTCGCTGTGCGCCAGCGCATTCGCCGCACCGGCCACCACCCCCTCCAGCCTGCCCCCGGTGCTGCTCGACGGTTCCCTGAAAAGCGTGCATCTGGCCCAACGCAGCGCCTGGTGGGTGGACCCCGACGGCCAGCTCACGGTGCAGGACGTGGAGCAACGCCAGGCCGATCTGCCGTTCGGCTTGCGCGCGGGGCAACACCGCCTGCGGCTGGAAGGCAAGGCCGCGCTCTGGATCGGCTTCACCGCCTGGGCCCAGGACAACAACGCGCACTGGGAGCTGGAGCTGGCGCGCTCGGGCACCGACAGCGTGAGCCTGTACCACCGCGGCGCCAACGGCAGCTGGATTGAGCAGCACGCGGGCGACCGCCTGCCCGTGAACGCCTGGGCATCGCCCGACCGCTACCCCGTGTTCAAGCTGGCCCCGCGCAGCGATGCGCCGGTGGCCTACTGGGTGCGCATCCAACACGCGCGCGTCCCGTTCTCGGGCGAGCTGTTCATCCACAGCCACGACCAGTTGCGCGAGCAGCGCATCCACCAGCAGTTCGTGCTGGGCGCCTATTTCGGCATGACCTTGTTGCTCGTGGTGGTGGCGGTGGCCAACGCGCTGGTGTTCCGCGACAGCAGCTTTGCCGCCTACGCGATCTACATCACGCTGCTGGGGCTGTCGCTGGCGGCTTCGCTGGGTGTGGGAGGGCAGTTCCTGTGGCCCGATTCCGCGCGCTGGAACGGCGCCGCCGAGTTCGTGCTGATGCCACTGGCGGCGGTGGCCGGGCTGCTGTTCGTGCGCCACCTGGTGCAACCGCGGCGCACCGGGCGCTGGCTGGACCGCCTCTCGCTCAGCCTGGCCGCGGTGATGCTGGGCCTGGTGGTCTTGGATCAGGTGGCCCCGTCCCAATGGAGTTTCGAGGCCATCACCGCCACAGGCGCGCTGGCCATGCTGCTGGTCTACGCCCTGCTCTGGACCGCCTGGCGCAGCCGGGAGGGCTGGGCGCGCTGGATCGCCCTGGGCATCCTGCCGGTGCTGCTGGCTGGCGCGCTGCCGGTGATGCGCAATTTCGGGCTCATCTCCTCGGGCTTTCTCTCGCAGTACGGCATGGTGATCGCGGCGGCCATCGAAGCGCCCCTGCTGATCTATGGCCTGCTGCAGCGCTCGTCCATGCAGCACGAGTCGCAGACCCGCGCCAAGGCACTGGCGGTCACCGAGCCGCTCACCGGCCTGACCAACCGGCACAATTTCATGCTGCGGCTGCACGACAGCCTGATCCGCGCCCAGCGCTACAACCACCACAACGCCCTGCTCCTGATCGACCTGGACAACCACGAGACGTTCGAGCGCGAGCACGGCCGCGAAACCGCCGACCGGGCCCTGGTGCTCACCGGCTCGCGCCTGCGCTCGGTGGCGCGCGACGTGGACACCGCAGCGCGGGTGGGCGACAACAGTTTTGCACTGCTGATGGAGGGCCCGGTGCGCACGCCCCAGGCCGTGGCCGCGGCCACCAGCATCGTGGCCAGTGGCCTGCGCCCCTCGGATCTGCTGCCGGTGGGCACCTCGCTGCGCTTCAAGGTGGTGGTGGCGCTGCTGCCCGACGGTGGACACGAACTTCAGGCCGACGCCCAGGCCCACCTCGCCTGGCTGCGCATCGCGCTGGACGAGTTGCTCGCCGACAAGCGCAAACACATCCTCACACTGAACTGCTGACGCAGACACCTGAACTGGCTTCGCCAGGCCGCATCGCGTTGCCCCTGGAGGGGGTCGCGCGCTGCGCGGCGGGGGGGTGTTTCGGTCTAGCGCCGCAGCTCCACCACATCGATCGTCGGCACCACCGCCAGACGCGCCGGCGGGCCGATGGTGCCAATGCCGGGCGTGACCAGCAAGGGCCCCGCCGGGGTGGTGTACAGACCGTTCCACCACGGTTGCTCGGTGTTGGTGTGGCGCAGGAACCAGGGCGTGAGCCCCGGAATCCAGATCTGCCCCCCATGGGTGTGCCCGGCCACCGAGAGAAACGCGGCCGAAGGCGGCAACAGCGCCACGGTGTCGGGCTGGTGCGTGACCACCAGGCGGGCGGGCACCGGGGTGGCCGGGGTGGTCCCCGATGGCCACAGCGCGCGGATCTGCGCCTGGGGTTGGCCGCCCCAGAGATCGTCCAGCCCCACCAGTTCCCAGCCGCGCCAGGCCAGGGTCCGGCCGTCGAGCAGGCGCACACCGTGGGCCTGGAGCGCCGCGCGAAGCGGCTCGGTGAGGTCCGGCCCCGGGGCCTGCACATCGTGGTTGCCCATCACCCCGAACAGCGGCGCCCGGACCTGGGCCAGGGGCGCCAGGCCGGCATGCAGGTCGCGCGGCGGCTCATGCACCCAGTCGCCCGCCACCAGCACGGCGTCCACCTCCAGCGCGTTGAGGCGATCGACCAGCCGCTGCAACTGGTGGTCCCGCAGAAACAGGCCCCAGTGGATGTCGGCGATCACCGCCAGGCGCACCGGCTGGGCGCTCGCCGGGATGCCGGTGAGCGTGGTGGTGCGCACCCGGATGAGCTCGGGCTCCACCAGCGAGGCCCACAGACCAACGGAAACAAACAGCGCCCCCAGCAGCGGGCGCCAGCGCCGCGACCAGGGCAACGCAACGGCCTGCGCGATCAGCCCCCACAGCAGGAACGGCCCGGCCAGGCGGGCGCCCCAGAAGAGGCCGAGCATGATGAAGTTGCGCAGCTCCAGCCGCGGGGTGTACCAGCGCCCGGCGTAATCCCACAGACTGATGCCCACGGACAGCAGCGCCGCCAGCGCGAACAGCCGCCACGCCCACCGGCCACTTCGCTGGATCGACGCCCCGATCATGGACCGAGGGTCAAGCCTCGCGGCGCAGGGCCGGGAACAGGATCACATCGCGGATGCTGGGGCTGTCGGTCAGCAGCATCATCAGGCGGTCGATGCCGATGCCGCAGCCGCCCGCCGGGGGCATGCCGTATTCCAGCGCGCGGATGAAATCGGCGTCGTAGTACATGGCCTCTTCGTCGCCACCGTCCTTGGCCGAGACCTGGGCGTGGAAACGCGCGGCCTGGTCTTCGGCGTCGTTCAGCTCGGAGAAGGCGTTGCCGAATTCGCGACCGGTGATGTAGAGCTCGAAGCGCTCGGTCACTTCCGGGCGGTCGTCGTTGGCGCGGGCCAGCGGCGAAATCTCGGTCGGGTGGTCCATGATGAAGGTCGGGTTCCAGAGCTTCTCTTCCACCGTCTCTTCAAAGTACAGCACCTGCAGGCTGGCCAGGCTGCGCGTGCTGAGCTGGTGCTTGGCTTCGGACAGGCCGAGCTTCTTCAGCGCCTCCAGCAGCCAGGCCGCGTCGTCCACGCCGGCACCGGCCTCGGTGTACTTCAGGATCGCTTCGCGGATGGTCAGGCGCTCAAAGGGCGAGACCACGTCCACCGGTTTGCCGTTGTAGGTCAGCGGCGCATCACCGTGCACCTGGCGCACCACGTGGCGGATCAGCTGTTCGTTGAAGTCCATCAGGTCGCGGTAGTTCCAGTACGCCGCGTAGAACTCCATCATGGTGAACTCGGGGTTGTGGCGAACGCTGATGCCTTCGTTGCGGAAGTTGCGGTTGATCTCGAACACGCGGTCGAAACCACCCACCAGCAGGCGCTTGAGGTACAGCTCGGGCGCGATGCGCAGGAACATCTCCTGGTCCAGCGCGTTGTGGTGCGTCTTGAACGGCTTGGCGTTGGCGCCACCGGGAATGGGGTGCAGCATCGGCGTTTCCACTTCGAGGAAGCCGTGGCTCACCATGAAGTCGCGGATGCTGGAGAGCGCCTGGCTGCGGGTGACGAAGCGCTTGCGTGCGCTCTCGTCGGTCATCAGGTCCACATAGCGCTGGCGGTACTTGATCTCCTGGTCGTGGATGCCGTGGAACTTGTCGGGCAGCGGACGCAGGCTCTTGGTGAGCAGGCGCACGCGGTCGGCGTGGATGGTGAGCTCGCCGGTGCGCGTGCGCATCAACACGCCTTCGGCGGCCACGATGTCGCCCAGATCCCAGTGCTTGAAAGCCGCCAGCGCCGCCTCGCCCACGCTGTCGGTGTTCAGGTAGATCTGGATGCGGCCACCCGAGGGACCCAACGACGCGTCCTGCAGCGTGGCAAAACTGGCCTTGCCCATGACGCGCTTGAGCATCATGCGGCCCGACACGCTGGCGCGCACCGGCGTGGCCTCCAGCGCCTCCTTGCTCACCTCGCCATGCGCCGCGAACAAGGCCGCGGCCTTGTCGGCCGGCTTGAAGTCGTTCGGGAAGGCCACACCCTTGCCCTCTTGCTGGGCCACACGCAAGGCCTTGAGCTTCTCGCGGCGCTCCGCAATCAGCTGGTTGTCGTCGGAAGCGGGGGCGGCTTGGGCGTGGTCGGTGGTCATGGTGTTGGGCAATGAAAAACGGGTTGCGCCTCAAGAGGCGCAACCCGTCATTGTAAGTTCCGGTGAAATCTGGAATCCGGTGCTTTGCCCATCGGGCCTTGCACAGACCATATCCGGCGCGCAATGCCTTGAACCCAGAATGCGGCGGAACCGGCTCCGCCGGGCCGCTCGCGTTGCCCCCTGGGGGGGGGCGCGGGGGAGGAGGGGCGGGCTCAATGCCCGAGGTAAGCCTCGCGAACCTTCGGGTCGGTCAACAGGTCCTTGCCGCTGCCCGTCATGGTGATTTCACCTGAGTCCATCACGTAGCCGCGATCGGCGATCTGCAGGGCGCGCTGGGCGTTCTGCTCCACCAGCAGGATGGTCACGCCCTGGGCCGACACGTCGCGCACCACCTCGAAGATCTTGTCGACCATGATGGGCGACAGGCCCATGGACGGCTCGTCGAGCAGCAGCACCTTGGGCCGGCTCATCAGCGCACGCGCCATGGCCAGCATCTGCTGTTCGCCACCCGACATGGTGCCGGCGAGCTGGTCCTTGCGCTCTTTCAGGCGCGGGAAGATGCCGAACATGCGCTCGATGTCGTTGGCGATGCCCGCCTTGTCGGAGCGGATGTAGGCGCCCATCTGCAGGTTTTCGGTGATGGTCATGCGGGTGAACACGCCCCGGCCCTCCGGCACCATGGCCAGGCCCTGCTTGACCAGGTCCCAGGCGCCTTTGCCGGCGATGCTCTGCCCCAGGTATTCGATGTCGCCGCCTTCGAAGGCCAACGAACCGGTGACGGCCTTCATGGTCGTGGTCTTGCCTGCGCCGTTGGAGCCAATCAACGAAATCAGCTCGCCCTCGCGCACTTCCAGATTGATGCCCTTGACGGCCTTGATGCCGCCGTACGCGACCTTCAGGCCGCTGACTTTGAGTAGTGTGTTTGCCATGTTCTTGTGTCCTCAGGCGCCGCCGGTGCCCAGATAGGCTTCGATCACTTTCGGGTCGCTCTGCACTTCGGCCGGCGTACCGGACGAGAGCTGCTTGCCGTAGTCCAGCACCGTGACACGGTCGCACAGACCCATGACCAGCTTCACATCGTGTTCGATCAGCAAGATGGTGCGGTTGTCCTTGCGGATGCGGTCGATCAGCTCGCGCAACAACACCTTTTCCGTGGCGTTCATGCCCGCGGCGGGTTCGTCCAGCGCGATCAGTTGCGGATCGGTGGCCAGCGCACGCGCGATCTCCAGCCGGCGCTGATCGCCGTAGCTCAGGGTGCGCGACTTGAAATCGGCGAATTTGGCAATGCCCACGTACTCCAGGAGCTCGTGCGCCCGTTCCGTGATTTCGGCCTCTTCGCGCTTGAAGCCCGGGGTGCGCAGCACCGCGCCGACCAGGCCGGAGTGGGTGCGCACGTGGCGCCCGACCATCACATTCTCCAGTGCCGTCATTTCGGCGAACAGGCGGATGTTCTGGAAGGTACGGGCAATGCCCGCCTTGGCCACTTCGTGCACCGCGGTGGGCGTGTAGGGTTTGCCCGCCAGCTCAAACGAACCGCTGTCGGGCGTGTACAGGCCCGTCAGCACGTTGAAGAAGGTGGTCTTGCCCGCGCCGTTGGGACCGATCAGGCCATAGACCTGACCGCGCTTGATTTCGATGCCCACATCGCTCAGGGCCTGCAGGCCACCGAAACGCTTGGAGACATTGGCGACTTTGAGAATCGTATCGGTCATCTGGTTGCTCCGCTCACTTGCTCAGGGATTTGCCGTGCTCGGGCGCGGGCCACAAGCCTTTGGGGCGGATCAGCATGACCACCACCATGGCAAGCGCGATCAACAACTGGCGCAGGATTTCCGGAGCGAGACGACCGTCGGTCATGGCGGTCAGCGGGTGCGCCACATGGCGCAGCAGTTCAGGCAAGCCGGCGAGCAACAGGGCCCCCAGGATCACACCCGGGATGTGCCCGATGCCACCCAGCACCACCATGGCCACCACCATCACCGACTCCATCAACGAGAAGGACTCGGGCGACACGAAGCGCTGGAACGAGGCGAACAACACACCCGACACGCCGCCGAAGGTGGCGCCCATGCCGAAGGCCAGCAGCTTGAGGTTGCGTGTGTTCAGGCCCATGGCCTTGGCGGCGATTTCGTCTTCACGGATGGCCATCCAGGCGCGACCGATGCGCGAGTCCTGCAGCCGGTAGGACAGGATCACCGCCCCGACCACGAAGAACAGGAACAGGTAGTAGTACAGCGTGACCGGCTGGAAGGTGTAGTCGCCAATGGTCAGGCGCTGGCCCAGGTCGAGGCCGAACACCGAAATGGTGTCGATCTGGCTGATGCCCTTGGGACCGTTGGTGATGTTCACCGGGCGATCCATGTTGAGCAGGAAGATGCGGATGATCTCACCAAAGCCGAGGGTGATGATGGCCAGGTAGTCGCCACGCAGTTTGAGCGTGGGCGCGCCCAGGATCATGCCGACGACGCCCGCGATCACCGCGGCCACGATC
This Hydrogenophaga taeniospiralis DNA region includes the following protein-coding sequences:
- a CDS encoding ABC transporter ATP-binding protein; translation: MANTLLKVSGLKVAYGGIKAVKGINLEVREGELISLIGSNGAGKTTTMKAVTGSLAFEGGDIEYLGQSIAGKGAWDLVKQGLAMVPEGRGVFTRMTITENLQMGAYIRSDKAGIANDIERMFGIFPRLKERKDQLAGTMSGGEQQMLAMARALMSRPKVLLLDEPSMGLSPIMVDKIFEVVRDVSAQGVTILLVEQNAQRALQIADRGYVMDSGEITMTGSGKDLLTDPKVREAYLGH
- the rpoH gene encoding RNA polymerase sigma factor RpoH is translated as MRRVFTMSASLVPAALPSATLATVSPWASRSLTLPALGNLDAYISAVNRMPLLTLEEEQSAARRLRDGNDIDAAGQLVLSHLRLVVSIARQYLGYGLPHGDLIQEGNVGLMKAVKRFDPDQGVRLVSYAMHWIKAEIHEYILKNWRMVKVATTKAQRKLFFNLRSMKQGFRSEALDGDTHREAFSDGEVDVVARDLNVKPAEVREMETRLSGGDVVLDPTPGDDGEDSFGPIAYLADATHEPTAVLESAERDALATEGVARAMGELDERSRRIVTERWLKVNDDGSGGMTLHELAAEYGVSAERVRQIEVAAMKKMRKALSAFA
- the lysS gene encoding lysine--tRNA ligase translates to MTTDHAQAAPASDDNQLIAERREKLKALRVAQQEGKGVAFPNDFKPADKAAALFAAHGEVSKEALEATPVRASVSGRMMLKRVMGKASFATLQDASLGPSGGRIQIYLNTDSVGEAALAAFKHWDLGDIVAAEGVLMRTRTGELTIHADRVRLLTKSLRPLPDKFHGIHDQEIKYRQRYVDLMTDESARKRFVTRSQALSSIRDFMVSHGFLEVETPMLHPIPGGANAKPFKTHHNALDQEMFLRIAPELYLKRLLVGGFDRVFEINRNFRNEGISVRHNPEFTMMEFYAAYWNYRDLMDFNEQLIRHVVRQVHGDAPLTYNGKPVDVVSPFERLTIREAILKYTEAGAGVDDAAWLLEALKKLGLSEAKHQLSTRSLASLQVLYFEETVEEKLWNPTFIMDHPTEISPLARANDDRPEVTERFELYITGREFGNAFSELNDAEDQAARFHAQVSAKDGGDEEAMYYDADFIRALEYGMPPAGGCGIGIDRLMMLLTDSPSIRDVILFPALRREA
- a CDS encoding branched-chain amino acid ABC transporter permease: MMNTKSGKLIVFLLAGAALLLLPVLLQSTGSNSWVRILDIALLYVLLALGLNIVVGYAGLLDLGYIAFFAVGAYVFALLGSPHLADTFPAIKAMFPNGLHYSIWIVMIVAAVIAGVVGMILGAPTLKLRGDYLAIITLGFGEIIRIFLLNMDRPVNITNGPKGISQIDTISVFGLDLGQRLTIGDYTFQPVTLYYYLFLFFVVGAVILSYRLQDSRIGRAWMAIREDEIAAKAMGLNTRNLKLLAFGMGATFGGVSGVLFASFQRFVSPESFSLMESVMVVAMVVLGGIGHIPGVILGALLLAGLPELLRHVAHPLTAMTDGRLAPEILRQLLIALAMVVVMLIRPKGLWPAPEHGKSLSK
- a CDS encoding ABC transporter ATP-binding protein, producing MTDTILKVANVSKRFGGLQALSDVGIEIKRGQVYGLIGPNGAGKTTFFNVLTGLYTPDSGSFELAGKPYTPTAVHEVAKAGIARTFQNIRLFAEMTALENVMVGRHVRTHSGLVGAVLRTPGFKREEAEITERAHELLEYVGIAKFADFKSRTLSYGDQRRLEIARALATDPQLIALDEPAAGMNATEKVLLRELIDRIRKDNRTILLIEHDVKLVMGLCDRVTVLDYGKQLSSGTPAEVQSDPKVIEAYLGTGGA
- a CDS encoding metallophosphoesterase — encoded protein: MIGASIQRSGRWAWRLFALAALLSVGISLWDYAGRWYTPRLELRNFIMLGLFWGARLAGPFLLWGLIAQAVALPWSRRWRPLLGALFVSVGLWASLVEPELIRVRTTTLTGIPASAQPVRLAVIADIHWGLFLRDHQLQRLVDRLNALEVDAVLVAGDWVHEPPRDLHAGLAPLAQVRAPLFGVMGNHDVQAPGPDLTEPLRAALQAHGVRLLDGRTLAWRGWELVGLDDLWGGQPQAQIRALWPSGTTPATPVPARLVVTHQPDTVALLPPSAAFLSVAGHTHGGQIWIPGLTPWFLRHTNTEQPWWNGLYTTPAGPLLVTPGIGTIGPPARLAVVPTIDVVELRR
- a CDS encoding 7TM diverse intracellular signaling domain-containing protein — its product is MARLLGLALSLCASAFAAPATTPSSLPPVLLDGSLKSVHLAQRSAWWVDPDGQLTVQDVEQRQADLPFGLRAGQHRLRLEGKAALWIGFTAWAQDNNAHWELELARSGTDSVSLYHRGANGSWIEQHAGDRLPVNAWASPDRYPVFKLAPRSDAPVAYWVRIQHARVPFSGELFIHSHDQLREQRIHQQFVLGAYFGMTLLLVVVAVANALVFRDSSFAAYAIYITLLGLSLAASLGVGGQFLWPDSARWNGAAEFVLMPLAAVAGLLFVRHLVQPRRTGRWLDRLSLSLAAVMLGLVVLDQVAPSQWSFEAITATGALAMLLVYALLWTAWRSREGWARWIALGILPVLLAGALPVMRNFGLISSGFLSQYGMVIAAAIEAPLLIYGLLQRSSMQHESQTRAKALAVTEPLTGLTNRHNFMLRLHDSLIRAQRYNHHNALLLIDLDNHETFEREHGRETADRALVLTGSRLRSVARDVDTAARVGDNSFALLMEGPVRTPQAVAAATSIVASGLRPSDLLPVGTSLRFKVVVALLPDGGHELQADAQAHLAWLRIALDELLADKRKHILTLNC